The following are from one region of the Hydrogenophaga sp. BPS33 genome:
- a CDS encoding MFS transporter, with the protein MATAHSTPVPRHVLPVLVLAQFLGTSLWFAVNAVMPDLQRELGWATGAVGTLTSSLQFGFILGTLVFALLAIADRFAPRRVFLVCALAGAACTVGAWWTVRDYSALLVWRFATGFFLAGIYPVGMKIAAQWYARGLGGALGLLLGALVLGSASPHALRALGGALPWPTLMLGVAALAASGGLLLFFCTADPPGAQARVAVLQWRALATLWTDARVRSSVLGYFGHMWELYTMWVMVPLVLATRMQGASLSWTAFFVLGAGAIGCAAGGWVAQRWGSARVAGVQLAISGLCCLATPWTLAAPDVVFYGWLLLWGITVAGDSPQFSALTARNAPPEAVGSVLTLTNSIGFAISIASILLFVSFAEHTALNLLLPWLAVGPALGLWALWPLWKAEAGGSSNVCG; encoded by the coding sequence ATGGCCACGGCGCACAGCACCCCCGTCCCACGCCATGTCCTGCCGGTATTGGTGCTGGCGCAATTCCTGGGCACTTCGTTGTGGTTCGCGGTCAACGCGGTCATGCCCGACTTGCAGCGCGAGCTGGGCTGGGCCACCGGCGCGGTGGGCACGCTCACGTCGTCGCTGCAATTCGGCTTCATCCTGGGCACGCTGGTGTTCGCCCTGCTGGCCATCGCCGACCGCTTTGCGCCGCGCCGTGTGTTCCTGGTGTGCGCGCTCGCGGGGGCTGCCTGCACCGTGGGCGCCTGGTGGACGGTGCGCGATTATTCGGCGTTGCTCGTCTGGCGTTTTGCCACAGGGTTCTTTCTGGCGGGCATCTACCCGGTGGGCATGAAGATCGCCGCGCAGTGGTACGCGCGTGGACTGGGCGGCGCGCTCGGCCTGCTGCTGGGCGCACTCGTGCTGGGCTCGGCCAGCCCTCACGCGCTGCGTGCACTGGGCGGCGCGTTGCCCTGGCCCACGCTCATGCTGGGCGTGGCGGCCCTGGCGGCGAGCGGCGGCCTCCTGCTGTTCTTCTGCACCGCCGACCCGCCCGGCGCGCAAGCCCGCGTGGCGGTATTGCAATGGCGCGCCCTGGCCACGCTGTGGACCGATGCACGGGTGCGCAGCTCGGTGCTGGGCTATTTCGGCCACATGTGGGAGCTCTACACCATGTGGGTGATGGTGCCCCTGGTACTGGCCACCCGGATGCAAGGCGCCTCGCTGTCTTGGACGGCTTTCTTCGTGCTCGGTGCGGGGGCGATCGGCTGTGCCGCTGGGGGCTGGGTGGCGCAGCGCTGGGGCAGCGCCCGCGTGGCGGGCGTGCAACTTGCCATCAGTGGCCTGTGCTGCCTGGCAACGCCGTGGACGCTCGCCGCGCCCGATGTGGTGTTTTACGGCTGGTTGCTGCTCTGGGGCATCACGGTGGCCGGCGATTCGCCGCAGTTCTCCGCCCTCACCGCGCGCAACGCCCCACCCGAGGCAGTGGGCAGTGTGCTAACCCTCACCAACAGCATCGGCTTCGCCATTTCGATCGCCAGCATTCTGCTGTTCGTGTCATTCGCGGAGCACACCGCACTGAACCTGTTGCTGCCCTGGTTGGCCGTCGGCCCTGCTCTGGGCCTGTGGGCGTTGTGGCCGCTGTGGAAGGCCGAAGCCGGCGGCTCCTCTAACGTCTGCGGATGA